One window of Neptuniibacter halophilus genomic DNA carries:
- a CDS encoding enoyl-CoA hydratase, whose product MSDKLIVEKQGHTAVITMNNPPANTWTEESLKGLKVVVEELNQDKEIYALVIRSQSEKFFSAGADLNLFADGDRSIARDMARYFGEAFETLSRFRGVSIAAINGFAMGGGLEVALACDIRVAEEQAQMALPEAKVGLLPCAGGTQNLTMLVGEGWTKRLILCGERIKAPLAKEIGLVEELVPQGESFAKAMELAKAVEQQSPTAVAACKQLIQNNRTQHWDAGYILERELFVDLFHTEDQKEGVNAFLEKRAPEWKNQ is encoded by the coding sequence ATGAGCGATAAACTGATCGTAGAAAAACAGGGCCACACGGCGGTTATTACCATGAACAACCCGCCGGCCAACACCTGGACTGAAGAGAGCCTGAAAGGCCTCAAGGTGGTGGTTGAGGAGCTGAATCAGGATAAAGAGATCTATGCTCTGGTGATCCGCTCCCAGAGTGAAAAATTCTTCTCCGCCGGCGCAGACCTGAATCTGTTTGCCGACGGTGATCGCAGTATTGCGCGGGATATGGCGCGTTACTTTGGTGAGGCGTTCGAAACCCTGTCTCGTTTTCGTGGTGTATCGATCGCGGCAATTAACGGTTTTGCCATGGGGGGCGGTCTGGAAGTAGCGCTGGCCTGTGATATCCGTGTGGCGGAAGAGCAGGCACAGATGGCGCTGCCAGAAGCGAAAGTAGGCCTGCTGCCCTGCGCAGGCGGTACCCAGAACCTGACCATGCTGGTGGGCGAAGGCTGGACCAAGCGACTGATTTTGTGTGGCGAGCGTATCAAAGCGCCGCTGGCGAAAGAGATCGGTCTGGTGGAAGAGCTGGTGCCACAGGGTGAGTCCTTCGCCAAAGCGATGGAGCTGGCGAAAGCGGTAGAGCAGCAAAGCCCGACCGCCGTTGCCGCCTGTAAACAGCTCATCCAGAACAACCGCACCCAGCACTGGGATGCCGGTTATATTCTGGAGCGGGAACTGTTTGTTGACCTGTTCCACACCGAAGACCAGAAAGAGGGTGTGAATGCCTTTCTGGAAAAGCGTGCCCCTGAGTGGAAAAACCAATAA
- a CDS encoding enoyl-CoA hydratase/isomerase family protein, translated as MSCVLFNEYPTQDGKKIVEISLNAERSLNALTLEMIDLIQPKLDACKNDDSVAAVILDSAGEKAFCAGGDVVNLYKSMTGGGDPAFPEDFFTREYTLDYTIHTYPKPIICWGSGIVMGGGMGLMNGCSHRIVTETSHMAMPEVTIGLYPDVGGSWFLNHMPGRTGLFLGLTGNPMYAADALFLGLADRFVAAELRQSMVERLQAESWSGCAHASVNRVLRDLEEESRPQFKAESPIQQHYDFIQKITDQDSVEEIVEALLAVESEDKWILRSQKAIKHGSPLAINLIAQQLEVTKHMSLKEVFCAEMILSVQSCKHREFPEGVRALLVDKDGKPEWTFKTLADVDQAKVAEFFVSPWETNPLIDL; from the coding sequence ATGAGTTGCGTACTGTTTAACGAATACCCGACGCAGGATGGCAAAAAGATCGTTGAGATCAGCCTGAATGCGGAGCGCTCGCTGAATGCCCTGACGCTGGAAATGATCGACCTGATCCAGCCGAAGCTGGATGCGTGCAAAAACGATGACAGCGTGGCTGCGGTGATCCTCGACAGTGCCGGCGAGAAAGCGTTCTGTGCCGGCGGTGACGTGGTTAACCTGTATAAATCCATGACCGGTGGCGGCGATCCGGCGTTCCCGGAAGACTTCTTCACCCGCGAATATACGCTCGACTACACCATCCATACCTATCCCAAGCCAATTATCTGCTGGGGCAGCGGTATTGTGATGGGGGGTGGCATGGGCCTGATGAACGGCTGCAGCCACCGTATCGTGACCGAGACCTCACACATGGCGATGCCGGAAGTGACGATTGGTTTGTACCCTGACGTAGGCGGTAGCTGGTTCCTGAACCATATGCCGGGCCGTACCGGCTTGTTCCTGGGGCTGACCGGCAACCCGATGTACGCCGCAGATGCCCTGTTCCTGGGGCTGGCGGATCGCTTTGTTGCTGCTGAACTGCGCCAGAGCATGGTTGAGCGTCTGCAGGCAGAAAGCTGGAGTGGTTGTGCTCACGCCTCGGTTAACCGGGTATTGCGTGATCTGGAAGAGGAATCCCGGCCGCAGTTTAAGGCGGAGTCTCCGATTCAGCAGCACTATGACTTTATTCAGAAGATTACCGATCAGGACAGTGTTGAAGAGATTGTGGAAGCACTGCTGGCGGTTGAGAGTGAAGACAAGTGGATTCTGCGCTCACAGAAAGCGATTAAACACGGCAGCCCGCTGGCGATCAACCTGATCGCGCAGCAACTGGAAGTGACGAAACATATGTCACTGAAAGAGGTGTTCTGTGCCGAGATGATCCTTTCCGTGCAGAGCTGCAAGCACCGCGAGTTCCCGGAAGGGGTACGTGCGCTGCTGGTCGATAAAGACGGCAAGCCGGAGTGGACGTTCAAAACCCTGGCTGATGTGGATCAGGCAAAAGTGGCTGAGTTCTTCGTCTCCCCGTGGGAAACCAATCCACTGATCGATCTATAA
- the mmsB gene encoding 3-hydroxyisobutyrate dehydrogenase, giving the protein MATIGFIGLGNMGGPMAINLVKAGHSVKAFDLSQDAIQKVVAEGGQAASSAVEAATGAEFVITMLPAGKHVEGLMVTGDAPLFDVVADGALIIDSSTIDADTAKRVAAIGAERGISFIDAPVSGGVGGAVAGTLAFMVGASEAQFSKAKPILDCMGKNIFHAGDNGAGQVAKACNNMMLAILMTGTCEALNMGIKNGLDPAVLSEIMKQSSGNNWALQVYNPVPGVMEGVPSSNDYQGGFQVDLMFKDLGLAMELSQMSASPTPMGSQARALFNLHKANGNGGLDFSSVLRLYQDQ; this is encoded by the coding sequence ATGGCAACAATCGGATTTATTGGTCTGGGCAACATGGGTGGCCCAATGGCGATCAACCTGGTTAAAGCGGGTCACAGTGTTAAAGCGTTCGACCTGTCTCAGGATGCAATTCAGAAAGTGGTCGCCGAAGGCGGTCAGGCAGCCAGCTCTGCGGTAGAGGCCGCGACCGGTGCTGAGTTTGTTATCACTATGCTGCCAGCCGGCAAACACGTTGAAGGCCTGATGGTCACCGGCGATGCGCCGCTGTTTGACGTGGTGGCTGACGGTGCTCTGATTATTGATTCCTCAACCATCGACGCGGACACGGCCAAGCGTGTTGCAGCGATCGGTGCCGAGCGCGGTATCAGCTTTATCGATGCGCCGGTATCCGGTGGTGTGGGTGGTGCTGTCGCCGGTACGCTGGCGTTTATGGTTGGCGCCTCCGAAGCTCAGTTCAGCAAAGCAAAACCGATTCTGGACTGCATGGGCAAAAACATCTTCCACGCCGGTGACAACGGCGCGGGACAGGTCGCTAAAGCCTGCAACAACATGATGCTGGCGATCCTCATGACCGGTACCTGTGAAGCCCTGAACATGGGTATCAAGAACGGTCTGGATCCGGCCGTGCTGTCTGAAATCATGAAGCAGAGCTCCGGTAACAACTGGGCGCTGCAGGTGTATAACCCGGTACCGGGTGTGATGGAGGGCGTACCTTCCTCCAACGATTATCAGGGTGGCTTCCAGGTCGATCTGATGTTCAAGGATCTGGGTCTGGCGATGGAACTGAGCCAGATGAGCGCGTCGCCTACGCCAATGGGCTCTCAGGCGCGTGCACTGTTTAACCTGCACAAAGCCAATGGCAACGGCGGTCTGGACTTCTCCAGCGTGCTGCGCCTGTATCAGGATCAGTAA